The following proteins come from a genomic window of Armatimonadota bacterium:
- a CDS encoding sigma-70 family RNA polymerase sigma factor, producing MGRSAVYEPAAVPVSPRNGATPPQANRAPVPLPSVDALLPLVYSIARTMSYALPAVVELDDLVHDGVVGLLECARRFDPSRGVDFRTYASHRIRGAILDGLRARDPLPRSLRRAAKAAGRAAGEGRDGTRPGPLRVATQFLSLDDVGPVSEEAPEPEAELLAKELRTALVQAMAALPPRDREILRLRFGRGMRLRQVAAHCRISVSRVAELQERAVRRLRAVLEVPRAAELSPNGRRRRGP from the coding sequence GTGTACGAACCCGCCGCTGTCCCGGTGTCGCCGCGCAACGGAGCAACACCGCCACAGGCGAACCGCGCCCCTGTCCCACTTCCTTCCGTCGATGCCCTGCTGCCGCTGGTGTACTCCATCGCCCGGACCATGAGCTACGCCCTGCCGGCGGTCGTGGAGCTGGACGACTTGGTGCACGACGGGGTGGTTGGCCTGCTGGAATGCGCCCGCCGCTTCGACCCTTCGCGCGGCGTTGACTTCCGTACCTACGCCAGCCACCGCATCCGCGGTGCCATCCTGGACGGCCTGCGGGCGAGGGACCCGCTGCCGCGCAGCCTGCGCCGCGCGGCGAAGGCGGCGGGACGCGCCGCCGGGGAGGGGAGAGATGGAACGCGGCCGGGCCCGCTGCGGGTGGCGACCCAGTTTCTCAGTCTCGACGATGTCGGGCCCGTGTCGGAAGAGGCGCCGGAGCCGGAGGCCGAACTGCTGGCCAAGGAGCTGCGCACCGCGCTCGTTCAGGCCATGGCGGCCTTGCCGCCGCGCGACCGGGAGATCCTCAGGCTGCGGTTCGGCCGGGGGATGCGCCTGCGTCAGGTGGCGGCGCACTGCCGCATCTCCGTCAGCCGCGTGGCCGAGCTGCAGGAGCGGGCGGTCCGCCGGCTGCGGGCGGTCCTGGAGGTGCCGCGGGCGGCGGAGCTCTCACCAAACGGCCGACGTCGCCGCGGGCCGTAA
- a CDS encoding histidine kinase, with protein MWTPAAPHFLCNALTAIQACVRSRPALAEEMIAVLARFVRATLGRSEGLVSVAEELALVGMYLGLERLRLGSRLRTIIDVDPGVLGAPIPALVAQPLVENAVVHAAASRAAGATLRLTVRGRPGRREVLIVVADDGPGMVRVPVRGSLEQTLTIAGAGRLGLGTLRRRLDARYGSDARLRVLRRPGGGTVAVVTLPLEPAVGVHPGVRGAAAAQENGARADRG; from the coding sequence GTGTGGACGCCTGCAGCACCCCACTTCCTGTGCAACGCGCTGACGGCCATTCAGGCGTGCGTGCGCTCTCGCCCCGCCCTGGCCGAGGAGATGATCGCCGTCCTGGCCCGGTTTGTGCGGGCGACCCTAGGCCGAAGCGAAGGGTTGGTCTCCGTGGCCGAGGAGCTGGCGCTGGTGGGAATGTACCTGGGTCTGGAGCGGCTCCGCCTGGGGTCCCGCCTGCGCACCATCATAGATGTGGACCCGGGGGTGCTGGGGGCACCCATCCCCGCGCTGGTGGCGCAGCCGCTGGTGGAGAACGCGGTGGTGCACGCTGCCGCCAGCCGCGCAGCAGGGGCCACGCTGCGGCTGACCGTGCGTGGACGGCCGGGGCGCCGGGAGGTGCTCATTGTGGTGGCCGACGACGGGCCGGGGATGGTCCGGGTGCCCGTGCGCGGAAGCCTCGAGCAGACCCTGACCATCGCCGGGGCGGGCCGCCTGGGCCTGGGCACGCTGCGCCGCCGTCTGGACGCACGGTACGGCAGTGACGCCAGGCTGCGGGTGCTGCGCCGTCCTGGCGGAGGGACCGTCGCGGTGGTGACGCTGCCGCTGGAGCCGGCGGTCGGGGTGCACCCGGGAGTCCGGGGTGCCGCAGCGGCGCAGGAGAACGGTGCGCGCGCTGATCGTGGATGA